The Campylobacter hyointestinalis subsp. hyointestinalis nucleotide sequence TTTGTTAAAAAATGGTATGCAAAAAGTCTCACTTTTGCGAGATCTTTGTCCTACTGCTATGACTGAATTTAAAGATAAAAAGCAGTTTTTAAATTTAAACACTCAGGCTGATTATGAGCTTGTAAGATGATGTTAAAGATATCTGTTTTGATTTCAAGTTTATGCTTGATAGCTTATGCAAACTCAGCTGATGAGCTATACAAAAAAGCTGGTGAATTTGAAAAAAATGGAGATACGAAAAATGCACTTTTTTTCTATAAGCAAGCAGCGAAAGCTGCTTTAGATATAAAAGATCTAAGCGAGGAGCCGCAAATCGATAAAAAGCAAGATCATAGCATGAATTTTGCTCATACAGATGAGCCGATAACCGGTTTTTTCGGTCTTGAAACTTTTCATACAAATTATCTTTTACCAGCAACTTATACAAAAAATATACCAAATGACGGACGCAAGAAATTTGAGACTAAATTTCAAATAAGTGTTAAAAAACCTCTTGTTAGAGATATTTTCGGTTTAGATGAAACCTTATATTTTGGTTATACTCAGCGTTCGTGGTGGCAAACTTCAAAAGATTCATCTCCATTTAGAGAGAGTAATTATGAGCCTGAATTCTTTGTAAATTTTCCTACAGATATCTTAGAAATTCCGAGTTTAAAAAATTTCCAGCTTGGAGTTTTGCATAGTTCAAACGGTAAAGACGGCGAGCAGTCGCGTTCTTGGAATAGGGTTTATCTAAGGGGAAATTTTGTTTATGATAATTTTAGCATAGCTCCGCGTCTTTGGTGGAGAATCCCAGAACACGATGATGACAATCCAGATATTAAGGATTACGCAGGAAATGGCGATGTGAGTATGTTCTATAAATTTAACAAGCATATATTTAGTCTAAAGCTTACAAATAACCTTCATTTTGATAAAACAAATAGAGGATCTGCTGAGCTTGGATGGATGTTTCCACTATTTTATACGGGACTTTATGGATATATCCAGTACTTTAACGGTTACGCAGAGAATTTAGTGGATTACGATAAACATACAAATAAAATAGGCATAGGATTTTTGTTTTTTAAATAAGCTAGATTTTCTAGCTTATTTAAGGATGAGAGTATAGCCGCCCTCGCTTTGTCTGATACCATAATGATAGTTTCCATCCAGCCATATAACTACTCTATAAAACTCTTCGTGCGATCCAAAAGTTATCTTTTTTACTACCCCTTTATCCACTTTTAACGTTTTAGTATTTAGGCTTGTTTTTGGTCTTTTAAAGTCTATGACGATCTTGTTTGGCTGATCGATGATAAAATCACGGATCTTCTCGTCTTTGGTAAAGATATTGATTTTTGAGTTATAAATATCAAATTTAACAAGTTTTGAAAAATTTACGTTTTTAAGTGGGGGCTCTATTTTAGGTGCTTTTGTGGTATTTAGACCTATATTTACATTTTCTTTTTTGATATCTGGTTTGCTGGTTACTGATACGTCTAAGATCTTTGTGGCGCTTTTGTTTGGATTTGCTTGATTTCTTAGCACGAACTCATCGTGCCAATCAAAACTTCCATTTATATCTATGATCTTTTGTTTTATGCTACCGTCTATACTTTTATAATAAAAAACCGCATGAGTTAGCTCTCTAGCATCGCTTGGAAATTTGATTATCTTTGTTTCAAATGCTGGAGCGCTCTCAATGACGTTTGATGCGACCATATCAGTTTCATTGATATCGCTCGGTAAAAATGGATTTTCACGTCCGTAAAAAATAGACGCAAAAGCTAATAAAGTTAAAAATCGTTTCATATATTGCCCATTTATTTGTTGTAATTATCCGGATCTAAGCCTATAAGCTCAAAATACTCTTTTTGTAGTGCCGAGTTTGCCTCTTGTAGTTTTTGTACTTCTGTTTTCAAGCTATTTTTTTGATTGTGAAGATCTATCATCACATCAAGAGAGCGTGAACCAAAAAGTGCATTTCCTACGTAAATTCCTGCGACAACTACAAAAAAAGCTGCTCCAAGATATAATATTAGAAATTTAAAAGAGCTATTAGTCTTTTTTTTAGGGACGCTTAGCTCATCTAAAATTTCATTCAAATTTTATCCCCCAAATACTCACTAGTTTCAAGCTCGATCTCAAGTAAACGGTTGTATTTTGCGTTTCTCTCGCTTCTGCTTGTAGCTCCTGTTTTTATCTCGCCAGTGTTTAATGCTACTGCAAAGTCAGCTATAAAGCTATCTTCACTCTCGCCACTTCTGTGGCTCATAATGCAGCGATAACCATTTCTTTGAGCTAGACGCACTGTTTGCATGGTTTGACTTACTGAACCTATTTGATTTGGTTTTATAAGTATAGCGTTTGCTATGCCTTTTTCTATACCGACTTTTAGGATTTTTTCATTTGTTACAAATAGATCGTCTCCGACGAGCTGAACTTTGCTACCAAGTCTATCTGTTAGCAGTTTCCAGCCCTCCCAATCGTCTTCGCTAAGTCCGTCTTCGATAGAAAATATCGGATATTTGTTGCAAAGTTCTTCATATCTATCTACTAGTTCTTTGCTTGTTAGCGTTCTACCCTCAAGTTTATAAACACCGTCTTCGTACAGTTCGCTACTAGCTACGTCAAGAGCGATTTTGATCTGCTCTCCGGCCTTGTATCCGGCTTTTGCTATAGCTTCCATAATGATTTTTATGGGTTCTTCATTGTCTTTTAAATTTGGAGCAAATCCGCCCTCATCGCCAACGGCCGTGCTATGTCCTAAGTCATTTAGGATCTTTTTAAGTGTTTGGTATATTTCAGCTACGGCACGCAAAGCATCGCTAAAGCTTGAAAAACCAAAAGGCATTACCATAAATTCTTGAAAATCTACACTGTTGTTTGCGTGAGCTCCGCCATTTATTATGTTAAACATAGGAACGGGCAACGTGCAGGCATTTGTGCCGCCAAGGTATCTATAAAGTGGCAAATTTAGACTATTTGCGGCTGCGCGAGCTACTGCCATCGATACGCCAAGAACTGCGTTTGCACCTAAATTTGAGTAGTTGTCTGTGCCATCAAGTCCTAGCATAGCATCGTCTATAGCTTTTTGGTCGAGCGCGTCCATACCGCTTACTTCTTCTGCTATTAACGTATTTACGTTATTTACGGCTTTTAAAACGCCTTTTCCGCCGAATTTGCTTTTGTCGCCGTCTCTTAGCTCTAAGGCTTCTCGTTTACCGGTACTTGCACCGCTTGGCACGATAGCATCACCAACGCTACCGTCGCATAGTTTTACTTTTACTTTTAATGTTGGATTTCCTCTACTATCCAAAACCTCTATCGCTTTTACACTTTTTATAACAGGCATTATTCTTCTCCTAAATCTTCTTCATCTATATCCGTGCTACTCATAACACCATCGTCCATGTTTGCACGTATTTTTTCTATGATTGCTTCTGCTACTGCTTTGTTTTCTTTTAAAAATGCTTTTGAGTTTTCTCTTCCTTGTCCTAGCTTGCTGTTGTCATAACTAAACCAAGCGCCGCTTTTATCGATAATATCAAGTTTTACACCATAGTCTATTATCTCACCTTCTTTGCTTATACCTTCACCAAACATTATGTCAAATTCGGCTTGTTTGAATGGAGGCGCGACTTTATTTTTTACGACTTTTACTTTTACGCGGTTTCCGATAGGCTCGTCGCTCTGTTTTAAAGTGGCGATTTTGCGTACGTCAAGACGAACTGAAGCGTAAAATTTGAGTGCGTTTCCGCCAGTCGTAGTCTCAGGAGTACCATATCCCATGGCACCGATTTTCATACGAATTTGGTTGATAAATACAACCGTAGTCCCCATTTTATGTACTATGCCAGTTAGTTTTCTAAGTGCTTGACTCATAAGTCTTGCTTGAAGTCCGACGTGTTGATCTCCCATATCGCCTTCTATCTCGCTTTTTGGAGTGAGCGCCGCGACGCTATCTATGACTATGAGATCAACTGCGCCGCTTCTAGCTAGAGTTTCTACGATATCAAGAGCTTGTTCGCCGAAATCTGGTTGTGATATATATAAATTTTCAGTATCAACGCCTAAATTTCCTGCGTATTTTACGTCTAGTGCGTGCTCTGCATCTACAAACGCGCAAACTCCGCCGGCTTTTTGACATTCTGCTATGAGGTGTAAAGTAAGAGTTGTCTTACCTGAGCTTTCAGGTCCGTAAATTTCGATAATCCTACCTTTTGGAATGCCGCCGATGCCAAGAGCGATATCAAGTCCTATAGAGCCTGTACTGATACTGTCGATTGGCTCAAACTCTTTATCTCCTAGTCTTAAAATAGTGCCTTTTCCAAAAGCTTTATCGATCTGCTTTAAAGCTAAATCTAAGCTTTTTTTCTTATTTTCATCCATATTTTTCCTTGCAAAAATTTGAGCCATTTTATCAAAAAGTATTAAAAATTAAGCTAAATTTGAATACACTGCTAACAAAAAGTCAAAAAAAGGTGCAATTTTGAAAAATATAACAGTAGCTCATTCTCCAGATGCCGATGATATCTTTATGTACGAGGCTATCAAATTTGGTTGGATCGGTAGTGAAAAACTCTCGTTTTCTAATACCCCATCTGATATCCAAACTCTAAATTTCGAAGCGTTAAAAGGCACTTATGACACGACTGCTATAAGCTTTGGTCTGTATCCATTCATTTGGGAAGATTACGCACTTCTACGGACTGCTGTGAGTTTTGGTAATGGGTATGGTCCAAAACTTATCAAGAAAAAAGGCGTGAGCTTAAAACCGAATTTCAAAGTTGCTTTAAGCGGCGAGCATACTACAAATGCGCTTTTATTTAAGATAGCCTATCCAAAAGCTAGGGTGATTTATAAGAACTTTTTGGAGATAGAAAGTGCTGTTTTAAGTGGTGAAGTAGATGCTGGCGTACTTATACACGAAAGTATTTTGGACTTTAGCAGTGAGCTTTGTGTGGAGCGTGAAATTTGGGATATCTGGTGTGAGTTTAGAAATGATGATACTTTGCCATTGCCACTTGGTGGAATGGCAGTGCGAAGAAGCTTGCCTCTAACTGACGCTATAGAGTGTGAAAGAGTTTTGACAAAAGCCGTAGATATCGCAAATAAAAATAAAAAATTACTTTGCAAAATGCTTTTAGAGCGAAATTTAGTCAGAGTAGATGATAAAAAACTTGAAATTTATCTAAATTTATATGCAAATGATAGCTCTATAAGTATGGACAAACTTCAGATAAAAGCGTTAGATAGGCTTTTTGAGCTAGGTTTTGAACACGGATTTTATCCTAACCTTATAAAAGCAGAGCCAAATTTTATCCCTACTGAGTATTTAGAAAGCAGAAACGCCTGATGCAAAGCGATCTTATAGGGCTTGGAGTCGAGACTTTTAAGCTTACTCTTATGATAAGTCTCCCTATGCTTTTAGCCGGTCTTATTGCCGGACTTCTTATTAGTATATTTCAAGCTACGACTCAAATAAACGAAATGACTTTGAGCTTTGTACCAAAGATCATTTTAGTCGTCGTGATAATCATCTTCCTAATGCCTTGGATGATGAACCAAATGACGGATTTTACGGCTAGAATTTTAAATATGATACCGACTTTTATACAATGAAGATCGACTTTTCTAAATTTAGCTCTGTTAAGATCGGCGGAGTTTTTGATGTAGAACTTATAGACGAGATACGTGAATTCAGCGGAGTGATGATAGGCGGTGCAAATAATATTTTGATCTCGCCAAATCCACCTAAAATGGGGATTTTAAGCTCTAAATTCGACTATATCAAATTTGAAAACCGTATCTTAAAAGTGGGCGCAAAAACTAGCAGTGCAAAGCTTTTTAAATTTGCCAAAGATCATAATATCGGAGGATTTGAGTTTATAAAAAAAATCCCTGGTAGCATTGGTGGAATGATCACTATGAACGCCGGAGTAAAAGAGCACGAGATCAGCTTGAACTTAAAAAATATAACCACTAGTTATGGTGAATTTTCTAAAAAAGAGTGCGGCTTTAGCTATCGTCATTCAAATATCAAAGGCGTGATATTTGAAGCTAGTTTTGAAGTGATACGTGAGTTTGATGATGAACTATTTAAAGTGTTAAATGCAAAAAGGGCAAACCAACCAAAAGGCGCTAGTTTTGGTTCTTGTTTTGCAAATCCGCCAGGACATTACGCTGGAGCTTTACTCGAGAGTGTTGGGCTAAAAGGATTTAGGATAGGGGATTGCGGATTTAGTGAGGTGCATGCGAATTTTTTGATAAATTATGGTGGTGGTAAATTTGAAGATGCTTTGAGCCTTATAAATTTAGCCAAAGAGCGAGTTTTAGACAAATTCGGTGTAGAGTTAAAAAGTGAAGTCGTGATCTTGTAACGTTTTGATATTTTATTTTGAGCTTTTTATGTTTTGAAATGTTGTAGCTTAGTAAAATTCGTATTTTAGTTTTGTGCTTAAAAATAAATCAATGTTATTGACAAACAAAAAAGTTTTAGGTATAATTCCCACTCTTTTTTATTCCGGATTAGCTCAGCGGTAGAGTAGTCGGCTGTTAACCGATTGGTCGCTGGTTCGAATCCAGCATCCGGAGCCACTTTTATTAAAATCATATAAATTCCATAAAAATATCTTTGGCTACATTAAGCACAATAAAATAAATATTATTTTTTCTTCGCATACCCATTTATATTTTATTAAATTTATTAAAATAAAGCTGTTTTTTGTGGTATAAATAGTGCCGCGGATATGGATATTTCACGTAATTTTTCTTTTTAATTTACCGACTTTAGTTAAAATGCCGATATAGATAAAAAAGGAGATGCTATGGCTATAACTCCAGTAGGTGGAACTATCTACGTTAATCAAAATGCGCCAGCAGTCGCTAGCGTACAAAGTGATTTTCAATCAAAGTTGGAGCTCCAAAACGTCGTTGCCGCAGAGCTTGCTAATGAAAAGAAAAAAGAAGTTGCCCAGATCAGACCGACTGAAGAGACTTATAAGATAGATCCGCAAAATGAGCATGAAAAACAGCATGAGCGCGAATCCTTAGAAGAGCAAACCAAAGATCAAAATGAAAAAAAAGAAGAAAATAGCGATCAAAAAGATGAGCTAAGCAGCGAGCATAAGTTAAATATAGTCGTATAATGATGAAAAAAGTTTTATTATTTTTTATATTTTTGACTGTTTTTACTATAAATTTAAATGCTTCAAATATCAATAAAATCAGCATTATAAGCATTAGCCAAAGAACTCTTTACGCAAAAGTATTTGGGACAAATACAAACTCTTTGCTAGTTATGTACAATAATGAAAATCAGGGATCTAAATGCAGTTTGGTAGCTGCAGGCGCGTCTTTTGATGGGATCATTAGAAAATGGACGCTTAAATGTAAGCTTCCTAAGAGCTCTGGCAGACTTGTTATTTCATTCACAGATAGCTTTGGCAAAAGACAAGAAATTTCTAAATTTATCGAGTGATTTTCAGACTAAATTTAAAGTAATGTTTTAGTTAAATTTAGATAAAATCCCGCCAAAGGAAGTTCTATGAAAAATCGTATAATCATCGGCTTATTGCTTTTTGTTCTGTTTTTGGGCATAGCTTTGCTCGATATATTTTGGCTTAATTTTTTGATATTTGGTATTATATTGGCTACTGCGTTTTTAGAAAGTCTGAAGCTTTATAAAATAGAGCAAAAAAATCTCGTTTTTATAGCTCTCGTTTTTTATGGTATTTTACCATTTTTGCAAGGAATTAATGATATTTTTAAAGTAATACTTCTAAATTTGATCATCATATCGTCTGTTTTAGCATACACAAAATCAGATAATATGAAGCTTATATTACCTTTTTTGTATCCTACGGTGCCGATATTTATGATGTTTGCATTGTATCAAAACTACGGTATAGAGTGCTTGTTTTGGCTTATTTTTACTATAATAATCAGCGACACTGCGGCGTATTTCGTCGGGAAATACCTGGGAAGACATCCGTTTTCGGCTTCTAGTCCAAATAAAACCATAGAGGGCGTTATTGGCGGAGTGGTTTTTGGTAGCGTATTTGGAACTGTATTTGCGTTTATTTTTGTTGATGTAGGCTATTTTATGGCTGCTAGTTGTTCTATTCTTTTAACTATTTTTGGCGTATTTGGCGATCTTTTCGAGAGTTATTTAAAAAGAAGAGTAGACATCAAAGATAGCGGGGCTTTGCTTGGAGCTCATGGCGGTATTTTAGATAGAATGGACGGATATTTATTTGGCGTTGTGGCTATGTTTTTGGTGCTTGCATGATTATTTTGGGAAGCACAGGAAGTATCGGTAAAAATAGCGTAATACTAGCTAAAAAGCACGATATAAAAGTAAAAGCTCTAGCTTGTGAAAAAAACTATACAGAACTAAATCGTCAAATAAAAGAACTAAATCCAAAATTTGTTTATATAAAAGATCCTAGTTTAAAAAATCTAGTAGATCATGGCAATGTTTTTACATCTAATGATGGCATAGATACTTTTTTAAAAGCTATCAGCGACGAGTTTGACCCTACTTCTTGCATTCTCATAAACGCTCTTGTGGGCTTTAGTGGTTTAAAGCCTAGTATAGTGGCGCAAGGCCTTGGATTTAAGCTATGTTTAGCAAACAAAGAAAGCTTAGTAACCGGCGGTAAATTCTTAGATGCTAAAAGCATAGAACCTATCGACAGTGAGCATTTCGGGCTTAAATTTTTACTAAAAAACAGACCTAAAATTCAAAAACTTATCATCACTGCAAGCGGCGGAGCATTTTATAAATTTCCTTTAAAGTCTCTTAGCTCAGTCACTCCAGAAATGGCTTTAAATCATCCAAACTGGAACATGGGATCAAAGATCACGATAGATAGTGCGACTATGGCAAACAAGCTATTTGAAGTGCTTGAAGCGTATCATCTTTATTCTGTTAAAAACATAGACGCGCTCATAGAGCGAACTTCGGTTGTACATGCTCTTATAAATTTTTATGATGGCTCGACTACGGCTCATATCTCAAAAACAGATATGAAACTAGCTATCGCGCACGCCATAGGTTTAGGGGGCGAGCAGACGCTAGAATGTGTGGATCTTTTAGGCTTAAAAAGTATCAAATTTAAAGAGATAAACTTAAAAAAATACCCTATATTTTCATTAAAAAACGATGTTTTAAATAATCCAGATTTAGGCGTCATCATAAATGCGGCAAATGAAGAAATGGTATATAAATTTTTAGGTGGCCAATGTGGATTTTTAGATATAGCAGGAGCAATTTTTAAAGCGCTTGATAAATTTGGTTCGCCTAGAGTAGATGACATTGAGGGCGTTTTTGAAATAGATAAAAAAGTAAGAGAGTTTTGTAAAGGATTTTGATGAACGATAAGGGATTTTATGACGGCTACCATTTTAGAGCCGGTGATGCTTTATTTGGTGCTCAGTTTTTATTTGTAGCGTTTGGCGCTCTTGTGCTTATGCCGATCTTGACGGGGCTTGATGTAAATGTAGCGTTATTTACTGCTGGAATTGGTACTTTGATATTTCAAATTTGTACTAGAAAAAGAGTCGTTCCGATATTTTTAGCTTCAAGCTTTGCTTTTATAGCGCCTATTACTTTTAGCGTGGCTCAGTGGGGTATGAGCGCTACTATGGGAGGGCTTGTGGCTGCTGGTGGATTTTACGTAATCCTTAGCTTTATAGTTAGATTTAAAGGTCAAGATTTTATCTATAAACTTCTCCCTCCTGTTGTCGTAGGTCCTGTCATCATCACTATAGGTCTTATACTATCTCCAAGCGCTGTAGATATGGCTATGGGCAAAGGCGCTAGCTACTCTAGTCAGACTTCTCTTATCATAGCTGGGATCTCGCTAGTAGCTACTATCATAGCCATTACTTTTGGAAAAGGCATGATGAAGCTTATTCCGATTTTGATAGGTATTTTTGTCGGATATATTGTTTCGATATTTTATGGGATAGTGGATTTTTCTCCTATTACAAAGGCTAGTTGGTTTAGTATACCAAATTTTAGTACCCCTACGTTTGAGCTAAATGCTATGCTTTATATGATCCCAGTCGCCATAGCTCCTACTATCGAGCATATAGGAAATATCCTAGCTATAGGCAATGTGACAAAAACCGATTTTATAAAAAATCCTGGGCTTAAAGATACACTTTTGGGTGATGGTTTAGCTACGTCTGCGGCTGCGTTTTTTGGTGGGCCGCCAAATACGACTTATTCAGAAGTGACAGGCGCAGTAAGACTTACAAAAGCTTACAATCCTGGCATTATGACCTGGACTGCTATAGTTGCTATCTTGCTTGCTTT carries:
- a CDS encoding phospholipase A, which gives rise to MMLKISVLISSLCLIAYANSADELYKKAGEFEKNGDTKNALFFYKQAAKAALDIKDLSEEPQIDKKQDHSMNFAHTDEPITGFFGLETFHTNYLLPATYTKNIPNDGRKKFETKFQISVKKPLVRDIFGLDETLYFGYTQRSWWQTSKDSSPFRESNYEPEFFVNFPTDILEIPSLKNFQLGVLHSSNGKDGEQSRSWNRVYLRGNFVYDNFSIAPRLWWRIPEHDDDNPDIKDYAGNGDVSMFYKFNKHIFSLKLTNNLHFDKTNRGSAELGWMFPLFYTGLYGYIQYFNGYAENLVDYDKHTNKIGIGFLFFK
- a CDS encoding AMIN domain-containing protein; amino-acid sequence: MKRFLTLLAFASIFYGRENPFLPSDINETDMVASNVIESAPAFETKIIKFPSDARELTHAVFYYKSIDGSIKQKIIDINGSFDWHDEFVLRNQANPNKSATKILDVSVTSKPDIKKENVNIGLNTTKAPKIEPPLKNVNFSKLVKFDIYNSKINIFTKDEKIRDFIIDQPNKIVIDFKRPKTSLNTKTLKVDKGVVKKITFGSHEEFYRVVIWLDGNYHYGIRQSEGGYTLILK
- the eno gene encoding phosphopyruvate hydratase → MPVIKSVKAIEVLDSRGNPTLKVKVKLCDGSVGDAIVPSGASTGKREALELRDGDKSKFGGKGVLKAVNNVNTLIAEEVSGMDALDQKAIDDAMLGLDGTDNYSNLGANAVLGVSMAVARAAANSLNLPLYRYLGGTNACTLPVPMFNIINGGAHANNSVDFQEFMVMPFGFSSFSDALRAVAEIYQTLKKILNDLGHSTAVGDEGGFAPNLKDNEEPIKIIMEAIAKAGYKAGEQIKIALDVASSELYEDGVYKLEGRTLTSKELVDRYEELCNKYPIFSIEDGLSEDDWEGWKLLTDRLGSKVQLVGDDLFVTNEKILKVGIEKGIANAILIKPNQIGSVSQTMQTVRLAQRNGYRCIMSHRSGESEDSFIADFAVALNTGEIKTGATSRSERNAKYNRLLEIELETSEYLGDKI
- the recA gene encoding recombinase RecA yields the protein MDENKKKSLDLALKQIDKAFGKGTILRLGDKEFEPIDSISTGSIGLDIALGIGGIPKGRIIEIYGPESSGKTTLTLHLIAECQKAGGVCAFVDAEHALDVKYAGNLGVDTENLYISQPDFGEQALDIVETLARSGAVDLIVIDSVAALTPKSEIEGDMGDQHVGLQARLMSQALRKLTGIVHKMGTTVVFINQIRMKIGAMGYGTPETTTGGNALKFYASVRLDVRKIATLKQSDEPIGNRVKVKVVKNKVAPPFKQAEFDIMFGEGISKEGEIIDYGVKLDIIDKSGAWFSYDNSKLGQGRENSKAFLKENKAVAEAIIEKIRANMDDGVMSSTDIDEEDLGEE
- a CDS encoding menaquinone biosynthesis family protein encodes the protein MKNITVAHSPDADDIFMYEAIKFGWIGSEKLSFSNTPSDIQTLNFEALKGTYDTTAISFGLYPFIWEDYALLRTAVSFGNGYGPKLIKKKGVSLKPNFKVALSGEHTTNALLFKIAYPKARVIYKNFLEIESAVLSGEVDAGVLIHESILDFSSELCVEREIWDIWCEFRNDDTLPLPLGGMAVRRSLPLTDAIECERVLTKAVDIANKNKKLLCKMLLERNLVRVDDKKLEIYLNLYANDSSISMDKLQIKALDRLFELGFEHGFYPNLIKAEPNFIPTEYLESRNA
- the fliQ gene encoding flagellar biosynthesis protein FliQ, encoding MQSDLIGLGVETFKLTLMISLPMLLAGLIAGLLISIFQATTQINEMTLSFVPKIILVVVIIIFLMPWMMNQMTDFTARILNMIPTFIQ
- a CDS encoding UDP-N-acetylmuramate dehydrogenase, encoding MKIDFSKFSSVKIGGVFDVELIDEIREFSGVMIGGANNILISPNPPKMGILSSKFDYIKFENRILKVGAKTSSAKLFKFAKDHNIGGFEFIKKIPGSIGGMITMNAGVKEHEISLNLKNITTSYGEFSKKECGFSYRHSNIKGVIFEASFEVIREFDDELFKVLNAKRANQPKGASFGSCFANPPGHYAGALLESVGLKGFRIGDCGFSEVHANFLINYGGGKFEDALSLINLAKERVLDKFGVELKSEVVIL
- a CDS encoding phosphatidate cytidylyltransferase; amino-acid sequence: MKNRIIIGLLLFVLFLGIALLDIFWLNFLIFGIILATAFLESLKLYKIEQKNLVFIALVFYGILPFLQGINDIFKVILLNLIIISSVLAYTKSDNMKLILPFLYPTVPIFMMFALYQNYGIECLFWLIFTIIISDTAAYFVGKYLGRHPFSASSPNKTIEGVIGGVVFGSVFGTVFAFIFVDVGYFMAASCSILLTIFGVFGDLFESYLKRRVDIKDSGALLGAHGGILDRMDGYLFGVVAMFLVLA
- a CDS encoding 1-deoxy-D-xylulose-5-phosphate reductoisomerase, whose protein sequence is MIILGSTGSIGKNSVILAKKHDIKVKALACEKNYTELNRQIKELNPKFVYIKDPSLKNLVDHGNVFTSNDGIDTFLKAISDEFDPTSCILINALVGFSGLKPSIVAQGLGFKLCLANKESLVTGGKFLDAKSIEPIDSEHFGLKFLLKNRPKIQKLIITASGGAFYKFPLKSLSSVTPEMALNHPNWNMGSKITIDSATMANKLFEVLEAYHLYSVKNIDALIERTSVVHALINFYDGSTTAHISKTDMKLAIAHAIGLGGEQTLECVDLLGLKSIKFKEINLKKYPIFSLKNDVLNNPDLGVIINAANEEMVYKFLGGQCGFLDIAGAIFKALDKFGSPRVDDIEGVFEIDKKVREFCKGF
- a CDS encoding uracil-xanthine permease family protein → MNDKGFYDGYHFRAGDALFGAQFLFVAFGALVLMPILTGLDVNVALFTAGIGTLIFQICTRKRVVPIFLASSFAFIAPITFSVAQWGMSATMGGLVAAGGFYVILSFIVRFKGQDFIYKLLPPVVVGPVIITIGLILSPSAVDMAMGKGASYSSQTSLIIAGISLVATIIAITFGKGMMKLIPILIGIFVGYIVSIFYGIVDFSPITKASWFSIPNFSTPTFELNAMLYMIPVAIAPTIEHIGNILAIGNVTKTDFIKNPGLKDTLLGDGLATSAAAFFGGPPNTTYSEVTGAVRLTKAYNPGIMTWTAIVAILLAFVGKLGALIATIPASVIGGIMVLLFGIIASVGMETLIKHKVDLADPRNMIIVSLILVFAIGGMVFDFGVASFSGIGLGAFIGVILNLVLPKTDKFSGYNGY